From one Paractinoplanes brasiliensis genomic stretch:
- the glnII gene encoding glutamine synthetase: MPFKAEYIWVDGTQPTAKLRSKTKIVEDGAELPIWGFDGSSTNQAPGDKSDCVLKPVFVCPDPIRGGKNVLVMCEVLLIDGTPHPSNTRAACAEVADKFADQEPIFGIEQEYTFFKDGRPLGFPIGGGFPAPQGGYYCGVGSDEVFGRAIVEAHMDLCLEAGLHLSGINAEVMPGQWEFQIGPVAAPQVADELWIARWLLYRVAEDYNVSATLDPKPVKGDWNGAGAHTNFSTKAMRANYKAIVKAAESMGAEGKVAEHIAGYGADIEHRLTGMHETAPWSKYSYGVSDRGASVRIPWQVERDGKGYIEDRRPNANCDPYVVTRLIVNTVCSALAE, encoded by the coding sequence TTGCCGTTCAAGGCTGAATACATCTGGGTCGACGGCACGCAGCCGACCGCGAAGCTGCGCTCGAAGACCAAGATCGTCGAGGACGGCGCGGAGCTGCCGATCTGGGGCTTCGACGGCTCCAGCACCAACCAGGCGCCCGGCGACAAGTCCGACTGCGTGCTCAAGCCGGTGTTCGTCTGCCCCGACCCGATCCGCGGCGGCAAGAACGTGCTGGTCATGTGCGAGGTGCTGCTGATCGACGGCACCCCGCACCCGAGCAACACCCGCGCCGCGTGCGCCGAGGTCGCGGACAAGTTCGCCGACCAGGAGCCGATTTTCGGCATCGAGCAGGAGTACACGTTCTTCAAGGACGGCCGCCCGCTCGGCTTCCCGATCGGCGGCGGCTTCCCGGCCCCGCAGGGGGGCTACTACTGCGGCGTCGGCTCCGACGAGGTCTTCGGCCGGGCCATCGTCGAGGCCCACATGGACCTCTGCCTCGAGGCCGGCCTGCACCTGTCCGGCATCAACGCCGAGGTCATGCCCGGCCAGTGGGAGTTCCAGATCGGCCCGGTCGCCGCGCCCCAGGTCGCCGACGAGCTGTGGATCGCCCGGTGGCTGCTCTACCGCGTCGCCGAGGACTACAACGTCTCGGCCACCCTGGACCCCAAGCCGGTCAAGGGCGACTGGAACGGCGCCGGCGCGCACACCAACTTCTCCACCAAGGCGATGCGCGCGAACTACAAGGCGATCGTCAAGGCGGCCGAGTCGATGGGCGCCGAGGGCAAGGTCGCCGAGCACATCGCCGGGTACGGCGCCGACATCGAGCACCGCCTCACCGGCATGCACGAGACCGCGCCGTGGAGCAAGTACAGCTACGGCGTCTCCGACCGCGGCGCCTCGGTGCGCATCCCGTGGCAGGTCGAGCGGGACGGCAAGGGTTACATCGAGGACCGCCGGCCCAACGCCAACTGCGACCCGTACGTCGTGACCCGCCTGATCGTCAACACGGTGTGCTCCGCGCTCGCCGAGTAA
- a CDS encoding ABC-F family ATP-binding cassette domain-containing protein, with product MSATLIARDLAAGHGDRVLFSGLDLVVAPGDVIGLVGVNGAGKTTLLRTLAGLVPVESGAVSLSPPSANVGYLPQERERREGETVRDFLARRTGVGPAQRQLDIATERLTAGAKGADDEYSTALERWLDLGGADLDERAEQVAAELGLSVGLGHPMTALSGGQAARAGMASLLLSRYDVFLLDEPTNDLDLDGLRRLEEFVGGLRAGTLLVSHDREFLTRTVTEVLELDLAQQRVNLYGGGYASYLEERERARRQAREDFQEYADKKEDLLDRARMQRAWMEKGVKNARRKSPDNDKIGKAYRAESSEKQAAKARQTEKLIERLEVVEEPRKEWELRMEIAAAPRSGSVVATLRDAVVRRGEFQLGPVTLQIDWADRVAITGANGSGKSTLLAAILGRLPLDEGSAHLGSGVVVGEIDQARGLFLGDKPLMRAFGEAVPELSDADVRTLLAKFGLRSAHVPRPAASLSPGERTRAALALLQARGVNLLVLDEPTNHLDLAAIEQLESALTSYAGTLLLVTHDRRMLEAVTTTRHLEVADGKVTG from the coding sequence ATGAGCGCCACCCTGATTGCCCGTGATCTCGCCGCCGGGCACGGCGACCGCGTCCTGTTCTCCGGGCTCGACCTCGTGGTCGCGCCGGGCGACGTCATCGGCCTGGTCGGTGTCAACGGGGCGGGCAAGACGACCCTGTTGCGGACGCTGGCCGGGCTCGTCCCGGTCGAGAGCGGCGCAGTGTCGCTCAGCCCGCCCAGCGCGAACGTCGGATACCTGCCGCAGGAGCGGGAGCGCCGCGAGGGCGAGACCGTCCGCGACTTCCTGGCCCGCCGCACGGGGGTGGGGCCGGCCCAGCGGCAGCTCGACATCGCGACCGAGCGGCTGACGGCGGGAGCGAAGGGCGCCGACGACGAATACTCCACGGCGTTGGAGCGGTGGCTCGACCTGGGCGGCGCCGACCTCGACGAGCGGGCCGAGCAGGTGGCCGCCGAGCTCGGCCTGAGTGTCGGGCTCGGCCACCCGATGACGGCGCTCTCGGGTGGGCAGGCGGCGCGCGCGGGCATGGCGTCGCTGCTGCTGAGCAGGTACGACGTGTTCCTGCTCGACGAGCCCACCAACGACCTCGACCTGGACGGGCTGCGCCGGCTGGAGGAGTTCGTCGGCGGGCTGCGGGCGGGCACGCTGCTGGTCAGCCACGACCGCGAGTTCCTCACCCGTACGGTCACCGAGGTCCTCGAACTTGACCTCGCCCAGCAGCGGGTGAACCTGTACGGCGGCGGGTACGCGTCCTACCTGGAGGAACGGGAGCGGGCGCGGCGGCAGGCCCGCGAGGACTTCCAGGAGTACGCCGACAAGAAGGAAGACCTGCTCGACCGGGCCCGGATGCAGCGCGCCTGGATGGAGAAGGGCGTCAAGAACGCGCGCCGCAAGTCGCCCGACAACGACAAGATCGGTAAGGCGTACCGGGCCGAGTCGAGCGAGAAGCAGGCGGCCAAGGCGCGCCAGACCGAGAAGCTGATCGAGCGGCTCGAGGTGGTGGAGGAACCGCGCAAGGAGTGGGAGCTGCGGATGGAGATCGCCGCAGCGCCCCGCTCGGGCTCGGTCGTGGCGACCCTGCGCGACGCCGTGGTGCGCCGTGGGGAGTTCCAGCTCGGGCCGGTCACGCTGCAGATCGATTGGGCCGACCGGGTTGCGATCACCGGCGCCAACGGGTCCGGCAAGTCGACTTTGCTCGCGGCGATCCTGGGCCGGCTGCCACTCGACGAGGGCTCGGCCCATCTCGGCTCCGGTGTCGTCGTGGGCGAGATCGATCAGGCCCGTGGGCTGTTCCTGGGTGACAAGCCGCTGATGAGGGCGTTCGGTGAGGCGGTGCCCGAGCTCAGCGACGCCGACGTGCGCACGTTGCTGGCGAAGTTCGGGCTGCGGTCGGCGCACGTGCCCCGGCCGGCCGCGAGCCTGTCGCCGGGTGAACGCACCCGCGCGGCGCTGGCGCTGCTGCAGGCGCGGGGCGTCAACCTGCTGGTCCTCGACGAGCCGACCAACCACCTCGATCTGGCCGCGATCGAGCAACTGGAATCGGCCCTGACCTCGTACGCGGGAACGCTTTTGCTGGTCACCCACGACCGGCGGATGCTGGAGGCGGTCACCACCACGCGGCATCTGGAGGTGGCCGACGGCAAGGTGACCGGATGA
- a CDS encoding neutral zinc metallopeptidase has protein sequence MPSMRGFVVAVAAGLGLLLGGCTIVPLEDDRQERRRSTGDTVTPALRDVERFWTAQFGQISGGEKFTPVRGGYFPYTEADPPPACGGQEFEYQPNAFYCPPDDFIAWDAQQLIPQLEDDYGPLLVGVVMAHEYGHAIQARIGAGNEPTVVLEQQADCYAGAWMAEVLAGRSTAFKDITAAQLDDAVAGVLTLRDQPGTPALAEGAHGNAFDRIRALQDGVEEGVTTCAGYNRRNLPVTEVPFTSLEDAQTGGNLAYDQALSLLADDAQSYWQRVYPRLAGAQWADLPVQPFRAGSPPECARPDASAEGRAFYCPDGDFVAFDSTELGPALHQRIGDFALGMLMGDLFARAAQDRRGEPTRTEQGQLTVDCLAGSWTNDLLTRDRDSRVSLSPGDLDEAVQALLAFGRAGEGEGPTAFDRIAAYREGTLKGLAACTG, from the coding sequence ATGCCGTCGATGCGTGGGTTCGTGGTGGCGGTCGCCGCCGGGCTGGGTCTGCTGCTCGGTGGGTGCACGATCGTGCCGCTGGAGGACGACCGGCAGGAACGGCGTCGCAGCACCGGTGACACGGTGACCCCGGCGCTGCGCGACGTGGAGCGGTTCTGGACGGCCCAGTTCGGCCAGATCTCCGGCGGAGAGAAGTTCACCCCGGTGCGGGGCGGCTACTTCCCGTACACGGAGGCCGATCCACCGCCCGCGTGCGGGGGCCAGGAGTTCGAGTACCAGCCGAACGCCTTCTACTGCCCGCCCGACGACTTCATCGCCTGGGACGCCCAGCAGCTCATCCCCCAGCTCGAGGACGACTACGGCCCGCTGCTGGTCGGCGTGGTCATGGCCCACGAGTACGGGCACGCCATCCAGGCCCGCATCGGCGCCGGCAACGAGCCGACGGTCGTGCTCGAGCAGCAGGCCGACTGCTACGCCGGAGCGTGGATGGCCGAGGTGCTGGCCGGCAGGTCCACGGCGTTCAAGGACATCACCGCGGCCCAGCTCGATGACGCCGTGGCCGGTGTGCTGACGCTGCGCGACCAACCGGGCACCCCGGCGCTGGCCGAGGGCGCGCACGGCAACGCGTTCGACCGCATCCGGGCGTTGCAGGACGGGGTCGAGGAGGGCGTGACAACCTGCGCCGGCTACAACCGGCGGAACCTGCCGGTCACCGAGGTGCCGTTCACCAGCCTCGAGGACGCCCAGACCGGCGGGAACCTCGCCTACGACCAGGCGTTGTCACTGCTGGCCGACGACGCCCAGTCGTATTGGCAGCGCGTGTATCCGCGGCTGGCCGGCGCGCAGTGGGCCGACCTGCCGGTCCAGCCGTTCCGGGCTGGGAGCCCGCCGGAGTGCGCGCGGCCGGACGCCTCGGCCGAGGGGCGCGCCTTCTACTGCCCCGACGGCGACTTCGTGGCGTTCGACAGCACCGAGCTGGGCCCGGCCCTGCATCAGCGGATCGGGGACTTCGCCCTCGGCATGCTGATGGGCGACCTGTTCGCCCGCGCCGCCCAGGACCGCCGCGGCGAGCCGACCCGCACCGAGCAGGGCCAGCTCACCGTCGACTGCCTGGCCGGGTCGTGGACCAACGACCTGCTGACCCGCGACCGCGACAGCCGGGTCAGCCTCTCCCCCGGCGACCTCGACGAGGCGGTGCAGGCGCTGCTCGCCTTCGGCCGGGCCGGCGAGGGCGAGGGACCGACCGCGTTCGACCGGATCGCCGCCTACCGCGAGGGCACACTCAAGGGGCTGGCCGCCTGCACCGGCTAG
- a CDS encoding vWA domain-containing protein: MAGNRFRYGAWRDGPDPLAPPYDVRAAVDEVGERVLEGDNLRDVLRDLIRRGPRAGRGLDELRDRARRMRREALRRGNLDGAVTRAQQLLDQAIATERDELRGRDDDESRFAEAVLDNLPRSTSRAVEELSDYNWASDEARQLYQQILDGLRREVVEQRFAGMKQALERGNFDGVNEMVSDLNDLLAKHARGEDTGDAFQQFMAKHGQFFPENPQNVEELIDSLARRAAAAERLMRSLSPQQQEELSRLMDQALGDGPLRGQLAQLTDNLRALRPQLNWGRGERMKGPNDLGYGDAASALGEIGELDELLDQLGQEHPGATLDDVDVEMVERQLGRGAADDVRRLRELERELTRQGWVTRDAEGLTLSPKALRRLGRTALAQVFDDLSGRKQGQHDLRDAGAAGDLIGSSRRWEFGDEQPLDVVRTIGNAVRRRAGNGGVGVLPVRLEPEDFEVAETERRASAAVALLVDLSYSMFADGRWGPMKQTALALSHLVATQFPQDSLQIIGFGPYASTLSQGQLAAIEPSMEKGTNLQHALNLAGRHLRRHPGAEPVVLVVTDGEPTAHLEDGESYFWWPPLPETIRATIHEVDHLTRYGATLNFFMLGEDPGLQRFVARVAERNGGRVFSPDAEELGRYVVDDYVRARRGRR, translated from the coding sequence ATGGCGGGCAATCGTTTCCGGTACGGCGCCTGGCGGGACGGGCCCGACCCGCTCGCCCCGCCCTACGACGTGCGGGCCGCCGTCGACGAGGTCGGCGAGCGGGTCCTCGAGGGCGACAACCTGCGTGACGTGCTGCGCGACCTGATCCGGCGCGGCCCCCGGGCCGGTCGCGGGCTCGACGAGCTGCGCGACCGCGCCCGCCGGATGCGCCGGGAAGCGTTGCGCCGAGGCAACCTCGACGGCGCCGTCACCCGGGCCCAGCAGTTGCTGGACCAGGCCATTGCCACCGAACGCGACGAGCTGCGCGGTCGCGACGACGACGAGTCCCGCTTCGCCGAGGCGGTCCTCGACAACCTGCCGCGTTCGACCTCCCGGGCCGTCGAGGAGCTGTCCGACTACAACTGGGCGTCCGACGAGGCCCGGCAGCTCTACCAGCAGATCCTCGACGGGCTGCGGCGCGAGGTGGTCGAGCAGCGGTTCGCGGGCATGAAACAGGCCCTGGAACGGGGCAACTTCGACGGCGTCAACGAGATGGTGTCCGACCTCAACGACCTTCTCGCCAAGCACGCCCGCGGCGAGGACACCGGCGACGCGTTCCAGCAGTTCATGGCCAAACACGGCCAGTTCTTCCCGGAGAACCCGCAGAACGTCGAGGAACTGATCGACTCGCTGGCCCGGCGGGCCGCGGCGGCCGAGCGGCTGATGCGCTCGCTCAGCCCGCAGCAGCAGGAAGAACTGTCCCGGCTCATGGACCAGGCGCTCGGCGACGGCCCGCTGCGGGGGCAGCTCGCGCAGCTCACCGACAACCTGCGGGCGCTGCGGCCCCAGCTCAACTGGGGCCGGGGCGAACGGATGAAAGGCCCCAACGACCTCGGCTACGGCGACGCCGCCTCGGCCCTGGGCGAGATCGGCGAACTCGACGAGCTGCTCGACCAGCTCGGGCAGGAACACCCTGGGGCCACGCTCGACGACGTGGACGTCGAAATGGTGGAACGTCAGCTCGGCCGGGGCGCGGCCGACGACGTGCGGCGGCTGCGGGAGCTGGAACGTGAGCTGACCCGGCAGGGGTGGGTGACGCGGGACGCCGAAGGTCTGACGCTCTCGCCCAAGGCGTTGCGCCGGCTCGGGCGTACGGCGTTGGCTCAGGTCTTCGACGACCTGTCCGGCCGCAAACAGGGGCAGCACGACCTGCGCGACGCCGGCGCGGCGGGCGACCTGATCGGCTCGTCGCGGCGCTGGGAGTTCGGCGACGAACAGCCCCTCGACGTGGTGCGCACCATCGGCAACGCGGTCCGGCGCCGCGCCGGCAACGGCGGGGTGGGCGTCCTGCCCGTCCGCCTGGAACCCGAGGACTTCGAGGTCGCCGAAACCGAACGACGGGCGTCCGCGGCGGTCGCGCTGCTGGTCGACCTCTCCTACTCGATGTTCGCCGACGGCCGCTGGGGCCCGATGAAACAGACCGCGCTGGCGTTGTCCCACCTGGTCGCGACCCAGTTCCCGCAGGACTCGCTGCAGATCATCGGCTTCGGCCCGTACGCGTCGACGCTCTCCCAGGGGCAGCTCGCCGCCATCGAGCCGAGCATGGAAAAGGGCACCAACCTGCAGCACGCCCTCAACCTGGCCGGCCGTCACCTGCGCCGCCACCCCGGCGCCGAGCCGGTCGTGCTGGTCGTCACCGACGGCGAGCCCACGGCGCACCTGGAGGACGGCGAGTCGTACTTCTGGTGGCCGCCGCTGCCCGAAACCATCCGCGCCACGATCCACGAGGTCGACCACCTGACCCGCTACGGCGCCACGCTCAACTTCTTCATGCTCGGTGAGGACCCGGGCCTGCAGAGGTTCGTCGCGAGGGTCGCGGAACGCAACGGCGGCCGCGTCTTCAGCCCGGACGCCGAGGAACTGGGGAGGTACGTGGTGGACGACTACGTGCGAGCAAGACGGGGGAGACGCTGA
- a CDS encoding PhzF family phenazine biosynthesis protein: MATIERYAAFTDDPAGGNPAGVVRDAADLDDAAMLKIAAEVGYSETAFITADKGAGHYRVRYFSPLAEVPFCGHATVATAVALGPGDHIFTTNAGEVPVTVDQEGRATLTSVPPTIRELPEPTLKALLTALRWEEDDLDPAFPPQVAYAGAHHPVLAARTRQRLAELDYDFEALKGLMLAQDWTTVQLIFRTGPASFDVRDPFPVGGVVEDPATGAAAAALGGYLRALGLVGEEATIELRQGDDLGRPSRITVRLVERDPGVRVSGRAVPMTA; encoded by the coding sequence ATGGCGACCATCGAGCGATACGCGGCCTTCACCGACGACCCTGCGGGCGGCAACCCGGCCGGGGTGGTGCGTGACGCGGCCGACCTTGACGACGCGGCGATGCTGAAGATCGCGGCCGAGGTGGGGTATTCGGAGACCGCGTTCATCACCGCCGACAAGGGCGCCGGGCACTACCGGGTGCGGTATTTCAGCCCGCTGGCCGAGGTGCCGTTCTGCGGGCACGCCACGGTGGCCACGGCCGTCGCGCTGGGGCCGGGTGATCACATCTTCACCACCAACGCCGGTGAGGTGCCGGTGACCGTCGACCAGGAGGGCCGCGCCACCCTCACCAGCGTGCCGCCGACGATTCGTGAGCTGCCCGAGCCCACGCTGAAAGCGCTGCTCACCGCCCTGCGCTGGGAGGAGGACGACCTCGACCCGGCCTTCCCGCCCCAGGTGGCGTACGCGGGGGCGCATCACCCCGTGCTGGCGGCGCGCACCCGGCAGCGGCTGGCCGAGCTCGACTACGACTTCGAGGCGCTCAAGGGGCTGATGCTGGCGCAGGACTGGACGACCGTCCAGCTGATCTTCCGGACCGGCCCGGCGAGCTTCGACGTGCGCGATCCGTTCCCGGTCGGCGGCGTGGTGGAGGACCCGGCGACCGGGGCCGCGGCGGCCGCGCTGGGCGGATACCTGCGTGCGCTCGGGCTGGTCGGCGAGGAGGCGACGATCGAGCTGCGGCAGGGCGACGACCTGGGCCGGCCGAGCCGCATCACCGTACGGCTGGTCGAGCGCGACCCGGGCGTGCGGGTCAGCGGGCGGGCGGTGCCGATGACCGCCTGA
- a CDS encoding chemotaxis protein CheB — MTVRDAYPVPLPVVALVASAGGIEALTHVLAPLPPGLPAAVIVALHQDPIRVSYLREILARTTSLPIAVAHDKAPMTPGRVLVVPPGYHLLVTSEARVGLIATGPIPPARPSADLLLCTLAVTCGARALAVILSGMGHDGQAGVRAVAQCGGIVLAQDAATAHFPSMPAAAVTTGAVHQVLPLDDIAEAIVKHVTAGR; from the coding sequence ATGACGGTGCGGGACGCCTATCCGGTGCCGCTCCCGGTCGTCGCCCTCGTCGCGTCGGCCGGTGGCATCGAGGCGCTCACCCACGTGCTGGCGCCCCTGCCACCCGGCCTGCCGGCGGCGGTGATCGTGGCCCTGCACCAGGATCCGATCCGGGTCAGCTACCTCCGCGAGATCCTCGCCCGCACGACGAGCCTGCCGATCGCGGTCGCCCACGACAAGGCGCCGATGACGCCGGGCCGTGTGCTGGTGGTCCCGCCCGGCTACCACCTTCTCGTCACCTCCGAGGCCCGGGTCGGCCTGATCGCGACCGGCCCGATCCCCCCGGCCCGGCCGTCGGCCGACCTGCTGCTCTGCACGCTGGCGGTCACCTGCGGCGCCCGCGCGCTGGCGGTCATCCTCAGCGGCATGGGTCACGACGGGCAGGCGGGCGTCCGGGCCGTGGCCCAGTGCGGCGGCATTGTCCTGGCGCAGGACGCGGCGACCGCTCACTTCCCGTCCATGCCCGCGGCGGCCGTGACGACGGGCGCCGTCCATCAGGTTCTGCCGCTCGACGACATCGCCGAAGCCATCGTCAAGCACGTCACCGCCGGACGATAG
- a CDS encoding N-formylglutamate amidohydrolase yields MVFHVLPGDPGSPVILHVPHASRELTERARAGLLVDDAELSDELDNLTDAHTDLIALRAAGGSPVRPWTFANGLSRLVVDPERFPDEREEMRAAGMGAVYTHGYAGRRLRASADDQALIDEHFHPYGKAISDLVTERLAATGRAVIVDVHSYPTLRLPYELHGDGPRPQICLGADDFHTPPALLDEARTAFAGYETAVNTPFAGAYIPLTHHGRDEAVTALMVEIRRDTYMTEPAGPPHEGLGEIADALTALIAAVQPPHRADAKHAAGAPSRCRRPAP; encoded by the coding sequence GTGGTCTTCCACGTTCTGCCGGGCGACCCGGGCTCGCCGGTGATCCTCCACGTGCCGCACGCGTCACGGGAGCTCACCGAACGGGCCCGGGCCGGCCTGCTGGTGGACGACGCGGAACTGTCCGACGAGCTCGACAACCTGACCGACGCGCACACCGATCTCATCGCGCTGCGGGCGGCCGGCGGTTCCCCCGTACGCCCGTGGACCTTCGCCAACGGGTTGTCGCGCCTGGTCGTGGATCCGGAGCGCTTCCCCGACGAGCGCGAGGAGATGCGCGCTGCGGGCATGGGGGCGGTCTACACCCACGGTTACGCGGGCCGCAGATTACGCGCCTCGGCCGATGACCAGGCGCTGATCGACGAGCACTTCCACCCGTACGGGAAAGCGATCTCGGACCTCGTGACCGAGAGGCTGGCCGCCACGGGACGCGCCGTGATCGTCGACGTGCACTCCTATCCCACGCTGCGGCTGCCCTACGAGCTGCACGGCGACGGCCCCCGCCCGCAGATCTGCCTGGGCGCCGACGACTTCCACACCCCGCCGGCCCTGCTCGACGAGGCCCGCACCGCGTTCGCCGGCTACGAGACGGCGGTCAACACCCCGTTCGCCGGCGCCTACATCCCGCTGACCCACCACGGCCGGGACGAAGCGGTCACCGCCCTCATGGTCGAGATCCGCCGCGACACCTACATGACCGAACCCGCCGGCCCGCCCCACGAGGGCCTCGGTGAGATCGCCGACGCGTTGACCGCCCTGATCGCGGCTGTCCAGCCACCGCACCGGGCCGACGCGAAGCACGCCGCCGGTGCGCCTAGCCGGTGCAGGCGGCCAGCCCCTTGA
- a CDS encoding sigma 54-interacting transcriptional regulator: MTDAPTAITPPSDLPRTLGELRASGHEFKTVKQELRDNLLARLRDGGPRFPGIVGYDDTVLPEVERALLAGHDMVLLGERGQGKTRLIRGLIGLLDEWTPAITGSELREHPYHPLTPASRRLVADTGDLLPISWVHRSERYGEKLATPDTSVGDLIGDVDPIKVAEGRALGDPDTIHFGLVPRTNRGIFAVNELPDLAERIQVSLLNVLEERDIQVRGYQLRLPLDLLLVASANPEDYTNRGRIITPLKDRFGAEIRTHYPVDLALETALIRQEAELVATVPDHLLDVLARYTRAVRESPSVDARSGISARFAIAAAETVAASALRRSGLRQEREAVARICDTVSVTSTLRGKVEFESGEEGRETEVLAHLLRVATAETFRDRLAGLDLSGFTELVAEGAIIETGDLVSADELLAQIGTVPGLAKVLDRLGLGDAPTPGQAAAGIEFVLEGLHLTRRLAKELTDDGRTLYGS, translated from the coding sequence GTGACAGATGCACCAACCGCGATCACACCCCCGTCCGACCTTCCGCGCACCCTGGGCGAGCTTCGCGCCTCGGGCCACGAGTTCAAGACCGTGAAGCAGGAGCTGCGCGACAACCTGCTGGCCCGCCTGCGCGACGGCGGCCCGCGCTTCCCCGGCATCGTGGGCTACGACGACACCGTCCTGCCCGAGGTCGAGCGGGCCCTGCTGGCCGGCCACGACATGGTCCTGCTCGGTGAGCGCGGCCAGGGCAAGACCCGGCTCATCCGCGGGCTGATCGGCCTGCTCGACGAGTGGACGCCCGCCATCACCGGCTCCGAGCTGCGCGAACATCCGTATCACCCGCTCACCCCGGCGTCGCGCAGACTGGTCGCCGATACCGGTGATCTGCTGCCGATCTCGTGGGTGCACCGCTCCGAGCGGTACGGCGAGAAACTCGCCACCCCCGACACCAGCGTCGGCGACCTGATCGGCGACGTCGACCCGATCAAGGTGGCCGAGGGCCGGGCCCTGGGCGACCCCGACACCATCCACTTCGGCCTGGTCCCGCGCACCAACCGGGGCATCTTCGCCGTCAACGAGCTGCCCGACCTGGCCGAGCGCATCCAGGTGTCGCTGCTCAACGTGCTCGAGGAACGCGACATCCAGGTCCGCGGCTACCAGCTGCGCCTGCCGCTCGACCTGCTGCTCGTGGCGTCGGCCAACCCCGAGGACTACACCAACCGCGGCCGCATCATCACGCCGCTCAAGGACAGGTTCGGCGCCGAGATCCGTACGCATTATCCGGTCGACCTGGCGCTCGAGACCGCGCTCATCCGGCAGGAGGCCGAGCTGGTCGCGACCGTGCCCGACCACCTGCTCGACGTGCTGGCCCGCTACACCCGGGCGGTCCGCGAGTCGCCGTCGGTGGACGCCCGCTCGGGCATCTCGGCCCGGTTCGCGATCGCCGCCGCCGAGACCGTCGCGGCGAGCGCCCTGCGGCGCAGCGGCCTGCGCCAGGAACGCGAGGCGGTGGCCCGCATCTGCGACACGGTGTCGGTGACCTCCACGCTGCGGGGCAAGGTCGAGTTCGAGAGCGGGGAAGAGGGCCGCGAGACCGAGGTGCTGGCCCACCTGCTGCGGGTCGCGACGGCCGAGACGTTCCGCGACCGGCTGGCCGGGCTCGACCTGTCCGGCTTCACCGAGCTGGTCGCCGAGGGCGCCATCATCGAGACGGGCGACCTGGTCAGCGCCGACGAGCTGCTGGCCCAGATCGGCACCGTGCCCGGCCTGGCCAAGGTGCTCGACCGGCTCGGCCTCGGCGACGCCCCCACCCCGGGGCAGGCCGCGGCGGGCATCGAGTTCGTGCTGGAGGGGCTGCACCTCACGCGCCGGCTGGCCAAGGAGCTGACCGACGACGGCCGCACCCTCTACGGGAGCTGA